From the genome of Arthrobacter russicus:
CCCGGCCGGAACCGTGCGTGGCGTTGTGCCTCTTCCGGGCCCTCGCGGGATAGGCTATTCGTAGATATGTTCGGATAGCCGGCGACAGCCGCATCGTAGAAAGGCCCGCAGTTGATCAGTTTTCTCCGCGGCCCAGTGGCCCAGATCAGTCTTTCCAACGCGGTCATCGACGTCGGCGGCGTCGGTATGCTGGTGCAGGCGACGCCGAAGACTCTGGGCGGATTGCGCTTGGGCGTCGAAGCCACGCTGACCACGGCGATGATCGTCCGGGAGGATTCGATGACGCTGTACGGCTTCAGCGATGCCGATGAGCGAGAAGTCTTCGAGATCCTGTTGACCGTGGGCGGCATCGGGCCGCGCTTGGCGATGGCGGTCCTCGCGGTGCTGGACCCGGAGACGATTCGGGTCGCGGCGTCGACCGGCGACGGCAAGACCTTCACCAAGGTCCCGGGCATCGGCCCCAAAGTGGCAGGCCGAATCGTCTTGGAACTGGCCGGCAAGCTGGTTCCGCACGGTACTGCGGCGGCGTCGGGCAGTGTCGCGGCCGGCGAATCCTGGAAGCCCCAAGTGGTTGCCGCGATGACCGGCTTGGGCTGGAGCGAAAAGGACGCCGTGACGAGCATCGACCAGGCGACGGCGGACCAGCCGGAAATGTTGGCCGCCGGGAATGTCGCAGAGATCTTGCGGACTACCCTGCGTTGGTTGGGCCAGGACGGCGCGCGGAGCGGTGCCGGGCGCGGCGCCGCCGGAAGGCAGCCGGCCGGTGTCTGAGCTTCCCGGGGCACCCGGCCCCGACGAATCGCGGGCTTTGGTCTCGGCCGACGGCGAACCCGAAGAGCGGCTGATCGAGGCAGCGCTGCGACCGAAGAACCTGGACGATTTTGTCGGCCAGAAGCGGGTGCGGCGCCAACTTTCGCTGGTCCTGGAAGCCTCCCGGATGCGCGGCCGCAGTGCCGACCACGTGTTGCTGTCCGGGCCGCCCGGCCTGGGCAAAACCACCTTGGCGATGATCATTGCGGCGGAGATGAATGCGCCACTGCGGATCAGTTCCGGGCCGGCGATCCAGCACGCCGGAGACCTGGCGGCGATCCTTTCGTCGTTGACTGAAGGCGAAGTGCTGTTCCTGGACGAGATCCACCGGATGTCCCGCCCGGCCGAAGAAATGCTCTACATGGCGATGGAGGACTTCCGCGTCGACATCGTGGTCGGCAAGGGCGCCGGCGCCACGGCGATCCCGCTGGAGCTGCCGCCCTTCACCTTGGTCGGCGCGACCACCCGGGCCGGGCTGCTGCCGGGGCCGCTGCGCGACCGTTTCGGTTTCACCGGACACCTGGAGTTCTATTCGGTCGACGAATTGGAATTGGTGCTCCGGCGGTCGGCGGGCCTTTTGGACCTGAAGCTCTCCGGTGCCGGTTTCTCCGAGATCGCCAGCCGGTC
Proteins encoded in this window:
- the ruvA gene encoding Holliday junction branch migration protein RuvA, whose protein sequence is MISFLRGPVAQISLSNAVIDVGGVGMLVQATPKTLGGLRLGVEATLTTAMIVREDSMTLYGFSDADEREVFEILLTVGGIGPRLAMAVLAVLDPETIRVAASTGDGKTFTKVPGIGPKVAGRIVLELAGKLVPHGTAAASGSVAAGESWKPQVVAAMTGLGWSEKDAVTSIDQATADQPEMLAAGNVAEILRTTLRWLGQDGARSGAGRGAAGRQPAGV
- the ruvB gene encoding Holliday junction branch migration DNA helicase RuvB, which produces MSELPGAPGPDESRALVSADGEPEERLIEAALRPKNLDDFVGQKRVRRQLSLVLEASRMRGRSADHVLLSGPPGLGKTTLAMIIAAEMNAPLRISSGPAIQHAGDLAAILSSLTEGEVLFLDEIHRMSRPAEEMLYMAMEDFRVDIVVGKGAGATAIPLELPPFTLVGATTRAGLLPGPLRDRFGFTGHLEFYSVDELELVLRRSAGLLDLKLSGAGFSEIASRSRGTPRIANRLLRRVRDWALVHGVPQIDARAASAALEMYEVDVRGLDRLDRAVLQALIGKFNGGPVGLSTLAIAVGEEMETVETVAEPFLVREGLLGRTPRGRIAMPAAWDHLGVPRPEGMPAESEQVLFDASEFGSSIADPTQEWFTER